The nucleotide sequence CGCGGATCTCGAGAACAGACATTCTTCAGACTTCCTTCGTCACAGCGGGATCGATGAGCACGTCGTCGCCGTCGATCTCGACGACGTAGACCGGGACGGGCTCATATGCGGGGAGATTCTGGGGCTTTCCGGTGATCAGGGAGAACGCCGAGCCATGAGCCCAGCACTCCACCGTGTCGCCTTCCACGAAGCCCTCGGACAGCGAGATGTCGCCGTGGGTGCAGGTGTCGCCGATGGCGTGGATGACACCTTCGCCGTCCTTGATGACCGTGATCGGCACACCGTCGGGCTCGACGCGCAGCGGCGTGTCCTGCTCCAGGTCGGAGACGCCGCAGACGCGCTGCGCGGTCACGCGTCCACCTCGGCGAGCTCGGCCTCGATCGCGGCCAGCAGCTCCGACTCCAGGTCGGGGATGCCGAGGCGCAGCACGATGTCGGTGAGGAACCCGAGGACCACCAGCCGGCGGGCTTCGTCCTCCGGGATGCCGCGGGCCTGGAGGTAGAAGAGCTGCTCGTCGTCGAAACGGCCGGTGGCACTCGCGTGCCCCGCGCCGACGATGTCGCCCGTCTCGATCTCCAGGTTCGGGATCGAGTCGGCGCGCGCGCCCTCGGTGAGCACCAGGTTGCGGTTGGCCTCGTACGAGTCGGTGCCGGTGGCGTCGGCCCCGATCAGCACGTCGCCGATCCAGACGCTGTGGGCGCTCTCGCCCTGCAGCGCGCCCTTGTAGAGCACGTCGCCGGTCGTGTGCGGGCCCTTGTGGTGCAGGTAGACCTGGCTCTCCAGGTGCTGACCGGAGTCGGCGTAGGAGAGCCCGTAGAGGTAGCCCTCGGAGCCCGCGCCCGCGAGCTCGACGCTGGGATTCACCCGGACGACGCCGCCACCGAAGCTCACCACGAAGTGCTTGAGCGTGGCATCCGCCGCGACCCGCGCCTGGTGCGCGGCCGCGTGCACCGCGTCGTCGTCCCACTGCTGGACGGAGACGACGGTGAGCTTCGCCCCGTCGCGGACGATGATCTCGACGTTCTGGGCGTACTGCGCCGAGCCCTTGTGCTGCAGCACCACCGTGGCGGCGCTGTGCTCGAGGGCCTCGATCACGATGTGGGCGTCGGCCCGGTGGTCGGCACCGGTACCCGTGAGGGACAGGAAGATCGGTGCGGCGACCTCCTCCTCCCGCGGGATGCGGATGTGCAGGGCCTCGGAGGCCCCCTGCCAGGCGACGGCGGCGGTGATGTCCTCCGCGAGGAAGACCTCGCCGCGCGGTGCGGTGCCGATCGCGAGCGGCGCGGCGACGTACTGCTCGCCGGACGGGAAGGAGTACCGCACGCCCTCGTCGCCCTCCGCGGTGCGGAACAGCGGCGTGAGCGCGGCCACCGGCGTGTGCTTCCAGTTCACCTCGCGGCCGGTCGGCGTACCGAAGTCATCCGGGTCGAACGAGTGCGGCCGCTCGGAGCGGGTCTGCACCGGGACGAATCCGGCATCCGCCACCTGGGCGGCCGGGTCGATGTGCGCGTTCGTGTGCTGCGCCTCGCTGGGCGCTGTCGTCGAGGCCGCCATTTAGCCGACCGATCCTTCCATGCCCATCTCGATGAGCTTGTTCAGTTCCATCGCGTACTCCATGGGCAGCTCTCGCGCGATCGGCTCGATGAAGCCGCGCACGATCATCGCCATCGCCTCGTCCTCGGGCATGCCGCGGGACTGGAGATAGAAGAGCTGCTCCTCGCTGACCTTGGAGACCGTGGCCTCGTGGCCGAGCTGGACGTCGTCCACCCGGATGTCGATCGCCGGGTAGGTGTCGGAGCGCGACTTCGTGTCCACGAGCAGCGCGTCGCAGCGCACCGTGTTGGCGGAGTGGTGCGCGTTCGCGTCCACCCGCACCTCACCGCGGTAGCCGGCGCGGCCGCCGCCGCGGGCGATCGACTTCGAGACGATCGACGACTGCGTGTACGGCGCCATGTGGATCATCTTCGCGCCGGCGTCCTGGTGCTGACCGGGGCCCGCGAAGGCGACGGAGAGAGTCTCGCCCTTGGCGTGCTCGCCCATCAGGTAGATGGACGGGTACTTCATCGTCACCTTGGAGCCGATGTTGCCGTCGACCCACTCCATGGTCGCGCCCTCGTGCGCCACGGCACGCTTGGTGACCAGGTTGTAGACGTTGTTCGACCAGTTCTGGATCGTCGTGTAGCGCACGCGGGCATTCTTCTTCACGATGATCTCGACGACCGCCGAGTGCAGGGAGTCCGACTTGTAGATCGGAGCCGTGCAGCCCTCGATGTAGTGGACGTAGCTGTCCTCGTCGGCGATGATCAGGGTCCGCTCGAACTGGCCCATGTTCTCGGTGTTGATGCGGAAGTAGGCCTGCAGCGGGATCTCGACGTGGACGCCCTTGGGGACGTACACGAACGAGCCGCCCGACCACACGGCGGTGTTCAGTGCGGCGAATTTGTTGTCGCCGGCCGGGATGACCGTGCCGAAGTACTCCTCGAAGAACTCGGGGTGCTCGCGCAGCGCCGTGTCGGTGTCCATGAAGATGACGCCCTGCTGCTCCAGGTCCTCGCGGATCTGGTGGTAGACGACCTCGGACTCGTACTGGGCGGCGACGCCGGCCACGAGACGCTGACGCTCGGCCTCGGGGA is from Microbacterium sp. BLY and encodes:
- a CDS encoding non-heme iron oxygenase ferredoxin subunit, whose amino-acid sequence is MTAQRVCGVSDLEQDTPLRVEPDGVPITVIKDGEGVIHAIGDTCTHGDISLSEGFVEGDTVECWAHGSAFSLITGKPQNLPAYEPVPVYVVEIDGDDVLIDPAVTKEV
- the sufB gene encoding Fe-S cluster assembly protein SufB; this encodes MSDVLIDRPELDGLGVYEFGWHDEDAAGAVAKRGISEEVVRGISALKNEPEWMLKTRLKGYQLFGRKPMPTWGADLSDIDFDNIKYFVRSTEKQAQSWEDLPEEIRETYERLGIPEAERQRLVAGVAAQYESEVVYHQIREDLEQQGVIFMDTDTALREHPEFFEEYFGTVIPAGDNKFAALNTAVWSGGSFVYVPKGVHVEIPLQAYFRINTENMGQFERTLIIADEDSYVHYIEGCTAPIYKSDSLHSAVVEIIVKKNARVRYTTIQNWSNNVYNLVTKRAVAHEGATMEWVDGNIGSKVTMKYPSIYLMGEHAKGETLSVAFAGPGQHQDAGAKMIHMAPYTQSSIVSKSIARGGGRAGYRGEVRVDANAHHSANTVRCDALLVDTKSRSDTYPAIDIRVDDVQLGHEATVSKVSEEQLFYLQSRGMPEDEAMAMIVRGFIEPIARELPMEYAMELNKLIEMGMEGSVG
- the sufD gene encoding Fe-S cluster assembly protein SufD; the protein is MAASTTAPSEAQHTNAHIDPAAQVADAGFVPVQTRSERPHSFDPDDFGTPTGREVNWKHTPVAALTPLFRTAEGDEGVRYSFPSGEQYVAAPLAIGTAPRGEVFLAEDITAAVAWQGASEALHIRIPREEEVAAPIFLSLTGTGADHRADAHIVIEALEHSAATVVLQHKGSAQYAQNVEIIVRDGAKLTVVSVQQWDDDAVHAAAHQARVAADATLKHFVVSFGGGVVRVNPSVELAGAGSEGYLYGLSYADSGQHLESQVYLHHKGPHTTGDVLYKGALQGESAHSVWIGDVLIGADATGTDSYEANRNLVLTEGARADSIPNLEIETGDIVGAGHASATGRFDDEQLFYLQARGIPEDEARRLVVLGFLTDIVLRLGIPDLESELLAAIEAELAEVDA